A genomic window from Lotus japonicus ecotype B-129 chromosome 1, LjGifu_v1.2 includes:
- the LOC130732001 gene encoding U1 small nuclear ribonucleoprotein C-like, translated as MENSLLIIGLLAIVVLISSSHAARDLVKPSSISRTIDEDVKKQNDMAEALSPGVPEVPSPNIPGFPFPFPFPFPLPKIPGFPFPFPFPLPKIPGFPFPFPFPLPKIPGFPFPFPFPFPKIPGFPCPPTGAPEAPGLPFPFPFPLPKIPGFPFPFPKIPGFPFPIPGVPGVDGGVPRVDGAGVASIGGTTGPNANDHLQIHN; from the exons ATGGAAAACTCACTACTCATCATAGGCCTCTTGGCCATCGTTGTTTTGATCTCATCATCACATGCTGCTAGAGACTTGGTTAAGCCTTCCTCAATCTCTAGAACAA TTGATGAGGATGTTAAAAAGCAAAATGACATGGCTGAAGCACTTTCACCTGGAGTTCCTGAAGTACCCTCACCAAATATTCCTGGATTTCCCTTCCCCTTCCCCTTCCCTTTCCCCTTACCTAAAATTCCAGGATTTCCCTTCCCCTTTCCCTTTCCGTTACCTAAAATTCCCGGATTTCCCTTCCCATTTCCCTTTCCGTTACCTAAAATTCCCGGATTTCCCTTCCCTTTCCCCTTCCCCTTCCCTAAAATTCCTGGATTTCCTTGCCCTCCAACTGGAGCTCCTGAAGCTCCTGGACTTCCCTTTCCCTTTCCTTTCCCCTTACCTAAAATCCCAGGAtttccctttccctttcctAAAATTCCCGGATTTCCTTTTCCCATCCCTGGAGTGCCTGGAGTAGACGGTGGCGTCCCTCGAGTAGATGGAGCTGGTGTGGCTAGCATCGGTGGCACTACTGGACCTAATGCAAATGACCACCTTCAAATCCACAACTAG
- the LOC130744569 gene encoding uncharacterized protein LOC130744569, producing the protein MSGPWLTWNVRGLGGTTKREAVKKAILHLKPELVLLQETKLNELRECTVISWTKSLNMQHAESSSVGTAGGLMCLWRESSLQVLTVAVETWFILLTVKLPNIDQTVLIGNVYGPHSVSDRSLCLEALKQRVLCHGGLQFVQDSNLLDLPLNNGDYTWFSSRNEGIWSRLDRWLVSDEVLVTFSNISQSVLPWNVSDHRAVGLFFGVPDSGPKPFYYFNHWVDEEGFKELVEAWWTSAVYQGWSGYVLQQKLRGLRGKIREWRRKKGAWGVEKIANLEKRLQEVMSELEAEGDSEALNKERRMVLEFLWRAYREEERIWLQKSRDGGPRPWFSNSKLNKVSEAQKHFLEADFTVEEIWEVVKFFDGNRAPGQLVRGLNSTFIALIPKGGEQEQISDYRPISLIGSIYKLLSKVLSARLLFKIDFAKAYDNVEWDFMLELLQEMGFGEKWISWMQVCVSTASLAVLVNGSPSDFFNIQKGLRQGDPLSPLLFNIVANGMSCMLNQLLEGDAPCGVELAPGFRINHLQFADDSLLFSDCDELQFQSLAMAIEAYLYSSWLKVNFNKSAVYGVNANSSMVQQAATWWNFKIGTLPFIYLGSPLGGNPRRLSFWNPVLENMTAKLGLWSSRFLTLSGRLVLIKSVLNAIPLYYMALYKAPKGIIQRIERIMRRFLWGGPSGENKIMWIAWEDLCKGTRFGGLGVGFLEWKNKAMLLKWVWRFGRERDALWREVVCKKYDLPLQLISFNVDPADVKKLSKPLADVYGVWRDSGFCASKRAFPRVFALAVNKRALVREYGTVLGPQWIWNIAFVRDFLGWERQPYDDLQALLQTLVPKQGERADRDSIIWKHDNMGLYSVKSMCAVVEARWFTEEGWSVPQFLRPILPSKIALFLWQVQKNRITSKENLEQRGVVLENGASCIFCLSTTETVAHLFLHCPQIWMLWTTVLQREGIMWSIPESVSTLLAEWSQLRKNTSRILWEMIPYALCWEIWMARNNVIFHDKLFDVEAIWESHVFLLFTWIRAWWKDCPYDATQFERGFSKIDLTAKVSVRPLIPWKPPQGKILKFNVDGSFQSGRAGIGGILRNSAKEVIGEFSRKVEVKRADEAEVLAILVIKLWEILRRSIRINFVAVLLFCKFLEGLAVCWFFCLLLLFSGVLLLLFAAFCFALFLPGCWCLLAVAECCRCCLFAVAAAPVFCLLFGLLTVAVCCLCVIENFEMLLF; encoded by the exons ATGTCAGGTCCTTGGCTGACATGGAATGTCCGTGGCTTGGGAGGAACAACGAAGCGAGAAGCAGTAAAGAAAGCAATTTTGCATTTGAAACCAGAACTAGTTCTGTTACAGGAAACAAAACTGAATGAACTTCGGGAGTGTACAGTAATTTCTTGGACTAAAAGTCTCAATATGCAGCATGCTGAATCTAGTTCTGTTGGAACAGCTGGGGGTTTGATGTGTTTGTGGAGGGAGAGttctttgcaggttctgacAGTGGCCGTAGAAACGTGGTTTATTCTTCTGACTGTGAAGTTGCCTAATATTGATCAAACAGTGCTGATTGGAAATGTTTATGGTCCTCATTCTGTGTCAGATCgtagtctttgtcttgaagctCTAAAGCAACGGGTTTTATGCCATGGCGGTTTG CAGTTTGTACAAGACAGCAATTTACTGGATTTACCACTGAATAATGGCGATTATACTTGGTTTTCTAGTCGGAACGAAGGGATTTGGAGTCGCTTGGATCGTTGGTTAGTGTCTGATGAGGTCTTGGTAACGTTCTCTAATATTTCTCAATCTGTTTTACCATGGAATGTATCTGATCATAGGGCGGTGGGTTTATTTTTTGGGGTGCCTGATTCGGGACCAAaaccattttattattttaatcattGGGTTGATGAGGAGGGTTTTAAAGAATTAGTGGAGGCTTGGTGGACATCTGCTGTGTATCAAGGGTGGTCGGGTTATGTGTTGCAACAAAAGCTAAGAGGATTGAGAGGAAAAATTAGAGAGTGGCGTAGAAAGAAGGGTGCATGGGGTGTAGAAAAAATTGCCAATTTAGAGAAAAGATTACAGGAGGTGATGAGTGAGTTAGAAGCAGAGGGGGATTCAGAGGCTCTGAATAAGGAGAGAAGGATGGTTTTAGAGTTTTTGTGGCGGGCATACCGTGAGGAGGAAAGAATATGGTTACAAAAGTCAAGG GATGGTGGTCCTAGGCCGTGGTTCTCAAACAGCAAATTAAATAAAGTGTCGGAGGCACAAAAGCACTTTTTGGAAGCAGATTTTACAGTGGAGGAAATATGGGAGGTGGTAAAATTTTTTGATGGGAATAGAGCTCCAG GACAGCTGGTGAGGGGTCTAAATTCCACTTTTATAGCTCTTATTCCTAAAGGGGGTGAACAAGAGCAAATATCGGACTACAGGCCAATCAGCTTAATTGGAAGTATTTATAAACTGCTGTCAAAAGTCCTTTCT GCCAGATTGctatttaaaattgattttgcaaaAGCTTATGATAATGTTGAATGGGATTTTATGCTGGAGCTTCTGCAGGAAATGGGTTTTGGGGAAAAATGGATTAGCTGGATGCAGGTGTGCGTTTCAACAGCTTCGTTAGCAGTCCTGGTTAATGGCTCGCCTTCTGATTTCTTTAATATTCAGAAGGGACTGCGTCAGGGTGATCCCCTCTCACCTTTACTATTTAATATTGTGGCAAACGGGATGTCCTGCATGCTTAATCAGTTACTGGAAGGGGACGCACCATGTGGAGTGGAATTGGCGCCGGGGTTCCGCATAAATCATTTACAGTTTGCAGATGATTCCTtgctgttttctgattgtgatGAGCTTCAGTTCCAGTCTCTAGCCATGGCAATTGAAGCTTACTTATACAGTTCATGGTTGAAGGTAAATTTTAACAAATCAGCGGTTTATGGGGTGAATGCCAATTCTTCTATGGTACAACAAGCTGCAACTTGGTGGAATTTTAAAATCGGTACGCTACCTTTCATTTATCTTGGGTCTCCATTGGGTGGCAATCCTAGAAGATTGTCTTTCTGGAATCCGGTGCTGGAAAATATGACTGCAAAATTGGGTTTGTGGAGTTCCCGCTTCTTGACTTTAAGTGGTCGACTTGTTCTGATAAAATCTGTTCTCAATGCTATTCCATTGTACTATATGGCTCTCTATAAAGCTCCGAAGGGGATAATTCAACGGATAGAGAGGATTATGCGTCGATTCCTATGGGGGGGCCCTTCTGGTGAAAATAAAATCATGTGGATAGCATGGGAAGACTTGTGTAAGGGTACCCGGTTTGGAGGTCTAGGAGTGGGTTTTCTTGAATGGAAAAATAAGGCTATGCTTTTGAAGTGGGTGTGGCGGTTTGGTCGGGAGAGAGATGCTCTATGGAGGGAGGTGGTTTGTAAAAAATATGATTTACCACTGCAGCTGATATCTTTTAATGTTGACCCGGCTGATGTGAAAAAATTATCTAAGCCTTTGGCAGATGTGTATGGTGTTTGGCGTGATAGTGG GTTCTGCGCCTCTAAAAGGGCTTTCCCTCGGGTGTTTGCATTAGCAGTTAATAAGAGGGCATTGGTGAGGGAGTATGGCACGGTTTTAGGTCCTCAATGGATATGGAATATTGCTTTTGTACGTGATTTTCTGGGTTGGGAGAGACAACCGTATGATGATTTACAGGCACTCCTTCAGACTTTGGTTCCCAAACAGGGGGAGAGGGCGGACAGAGATTCCATAATTTGGAAACATGATAATATGGGGCTCTACAGTGTAAAGTCTATGTGTGCAGTTGTGGAAGCCCGATGGTTCACTGAGGAGGGCTGGTCTGTCCCTCAATTCTTGAGGCCTATCTTACCTTCAAAAATTGCTTTATTTTTGTGGCAGGTGCAGAAGAACAGAATTACTTCAAAGGAGAACTTGGAACAAAGGGGGGTGGTCTTAGAGAATGGTGCATCTTGTATTTTTTGCTTGTCTACAACAGAGACAGTGGCACACCTTTTTTTGCATTGTCCCCAGATATGGATGCTATGGACAACAGTGTTACAGAGGGAGGGCATTATGTGGTCTATTCCAGAATCAGTTTCGACATTGTTGGCTGAGTGGAGTCAGTTACGCAAAAATACATCAAGAATTCTGTGGGAGATGATTCCTTATGCATTATGCTGGGAGATATGGATGGCAAGGAATAATGTGATTTTCCATGATAAACTTTTTGATGTGGAAGCCATTTGGGAGTCTCAtgtatttttattgtttacttGGATAAGAGCTTGGTGGAAAGATTGTCCTTATGATGCAACTCAGTTTGAAAGGGGCTTCTCAAAAATTGATCTAACTGCCAAGGTTAGTGTGCGGCCTCTTATCCCTTGGAAACCACCTCAAGGGAAGATTTTGAAATTCAATGTGGATGGTTCTTTTCAATCAGGACGAGCAGGCATTGGGGGGATTTTGAGGAATAGTGCAAAGGAGGTCATTGGGGAGTTTTCTAGAAAGGTGGAGGTAAAACGAGCTGATGAGGCAGAGGTTTTGGCAATCTT GGTCATAAAGCTATGGGAGATTTTGCGGCGTAGTATTCGCATCAATTTTGTAGCTGTTTTGCTGTTTTGTAAATTTCTGGAGGGGCTTGCTGTTTGCTGGTTTTTctgtttgctgttgctgttttcTGGAGTGCTGTTGCTTCTGTTTGCAGCTTTCTGTTTTGCT CTGTTTTTGCCTGGTTGCTGGTGTCTGCTTGCTGTTGCTGAGTGCTGTCGCTGCTGCCtgtttgctgttgctgctgcGCCTGTTTTCTGTTTGCTGTTTGGCCTGCTTACTGTTGCTGTTTGCTGTTTATGTGTCATAGAAAATTTTGAAATGTTGCTGTTTTAG